A region of the Myxococcus stipitatus DSM 14675 genome:
GTCACACAAGCTGGTGGAGGAGATCCTCATCGTCTCCCTCATCATCCTCATCTTCCTGTGGCACGTGCCCTCGGCCGTCGTGCCCATCGTCACCATCCCCGTGTCGGTGGCCCTGGCCTTCGTCCCCCTGTATTTCATGGGACAGAACGCCAACCTCATGTCCCTGGCGGGCATCGCCATCTCCATCGGAGTGCTGGTGGACGGCGCCATCGTCGAGGTGGAGAACGCGTACAACAAAATCCACCACTGGATGAAGGACGGCAAGAAGGGCGACTTCCACCAGGTACGGCTGGAGGCGCTGATGGAGGTGGGCCCGGGCGTCTTCTTCAGCCTGCTGGTCATCGCCGTGGCCTTCATGCCCATCTTCACGCTGGTGGACCAGGAGGGCCGGCTCTTCCGCCCGCTCGCGTACTCGAAGAACCTGGCCATGGCCATCGCCGCGCTGCTGGCCATCACCCTGGACCCCGCCATGCGGATGCTCTTCGCCCGCGTGGAGCCCTTCCACTTCCGCCCCCGGTTCCTCGCGTGGGCCGCCACCCAGGCGCTCGTGGGCAAGTACTACTCCGAGGAGCGTCACCCCATCAGCCGGCTCATGCACCGGCTCTACGAGCGCCCCTGCCGCTTCGTCGTGCGCCACGCGAAGGCCACGCTCGTGGTGAGCGTGCTGCTGGTGGCCACCACCATCCCCGCGTACCTGAAGCTGGGCAGCGAGTTCATGCCTCCGCTCAACGAGGGCACCATCCTCTACATGCCCTCGGCGGTGGAGCCGGGCATGTCCGTCACCGAGGCGCAGCGCGTGCTCCAGGTGCAGGACAAGATTCTCATGCGCTTCCCCGAGGTGGAGCGCGTCTTCGGCAAGGCGGGCCGCGCGAACACGTCTACCGACCCCGCGCCCTTCACCATGATGGAGACCACGGTGCTCCTGCGCCCGGAGGCCGAGTGGCGCGAGGTGCCTCGCTGGTACAGCCCCTGGGCCCCCGACTGGATGAAGGGCCTGCTGCGCCCGTTCTGGCGCGACCGCATCACCCAGGCCGAGCTCGAGTCCGAGATGAACGCCGCGCTCCAGCTCCCCGGCATCTCCAACGCATGGACGATGCCCATCAAGGGACGCCTGGACATGCTCTCCACGGGCATCCGGACGCCCGTGGGCATCAAGATCATGGGCGCGGACCTGGCCACGGTGGAGCGCATCGCGCGTGAGACGGAGGCGGCGGTGGCGAAGGTGGAAGGAACCCGCAGCGCGTTCGCCGAGCGTGTCGCCGGTGGCTACTTCCTGGACTTCGTCCTCAAGCGCGACGAGCTGGCTCGCCACGGCTTGAGCGTGGACGACGCGAACATGATGGTGATGACCGCGGTGGGCGGCGACAACCAGTCCACCACCGTGGAAGGCCGCGAGCGCTACGGCATCAACGTGCGCTACGCCCGCGACTACCGCGAGGACCTCCAGGCCCTCAAGCGCGTGCTGCTCCCGCTTCCGGGTGGCGGGCAGGTGCCCATGGAGGCCATCGCCGACGTGGTGCTCGCCCACGGTCCGTCCATGATTCGCAACGAGAACGGCATGCTCACGGGCTACGTGTACGTGGACTTCGACACGTCCAAGTACGACGTGGGCAGCTTCGTGGACCGAGCCAAGGAGGCCGTGGCCGCGGGCGTGAAGGTGCCCACGGGCTATTCGATGACGTGGAGCGGGCAGTACGAGAACATGCTGCGGGTTCGCGAGCGGCTGCAGTTGGTGATTCCACTGACGCTCGTGCTCATCTTCGGGCTGCTGTACATGAACACGAAGTCGGCGTTCAAAGCGGGCCTGGTGATGCTCGCGGTGCCCTTCTCCGCCATCGGCGCGGTGTGGCTCTTGTGGGCGCTCGACTACAACATCTCCATCGCGGTGTGGGTGGGGATGATCGCGCTCATGGGGTTGGACGCGGAGACCGGCGCCTTCATGTTGCTCTTCCTCGACCTCTCTCATGATGAGGCCAAGAAGAAGGGAATGCTGCGCACCGAGGGCGACCTGGTGGAGGCCATCATCCACGGCGCGGTGAAGCGCGTGCGGCCCAAGGCGATGACAGTGCTCGCGGCGATGCTGGGGTTGCTCCCCATCATGTGGTCCACCGGCACGGGCGCGGATGTGATGAAGCGCATCGCGGCGCCGATGGTCGGCGGACTGGCGACAAGCTTCCTCTTGGAGCTGCTCGTGTATCCAGCGGTCTACTTCCTGTGGAAGCGCCGTGAGGTGATACCGGGCCCCGCTACCCCCGAGCCCGCGCAAGAGCCCGAGGCCACCCCGCTCGCCGCCTGACCGAGAGCCAGGCCCCTGCATCCCCGGGAGTACGCCGTGACCGACAGACCGAGTGTTCTCGTCGTCGATGACAAGGAGAACATGTGCCACCTCGTCGCTCGCATCCTGGGTGACGCCTATCAGGTGAAGACCGTCGAGGACGGGGCCCGTGCGCTGGCGCTCATCCGGACGCGTGAGTTCGACGTGGTGGTGACGGACATCCGCATGCCCGGCGCGGATGGCTTCGAGGTGCTCCGCGCCATCAAGCAGCACGCCCCGGACACGGAGGTCATCCTGATGACCGCCTACGCCACCGTTCCCCGAGCGGTGGAGGCCATCAAGGAAGGGGCCTATGACTACCTGTCGAAGCCGTTCGACCCGGATGAGGTCTCGCTCGTCGTGGCACGGGCGCTGGAGCGCAAGCAGCTCAAGGCCCAGGCGGCCTCGCTGCGCCGGGAGCTGAATGGTGTCTACGGCTTCCAGAACCTCATCGGGAAGAGCGCGCCCATGCGGGCGCTGTATGGCTTGCTGGAGCGGGCGGCGGGACTGGCCATCACCGTGCTCATCACGGGGGAGACGGGAACGGGCAAGGAGCTGGTGGCGCGGGCCATCCATCACCATGGGCCGAGGAAGAACAAGCCGTTCATCGCGGTCAATTGTGGCGCGCTCCCATCCGAGCTCATCGAGAGTGAGCTGTTCGGCCACGTCCGGGGTGCATTCACGGGCGCGGGGGAGACCAAGATGGGCCTCGTCGAGGCTGCCTCTGGTGGGACGCTCTTCCTGGACGAGATTGGGGAACTGCCCCTGGCTGTCCAGGTGAAGCTCAACCGCATGCTCCAGGACAAGGAGGTGCGCCGGGTGGGCGAGGCAACGGCTCGTCGCATCGACGTGAGAGTCATTACCGCCACGCACCGCGACCTCAAGGCCGAGGTGGCCGCGGGCCGCTTCCGCGAAGACCTCTACTACCGGCTGAATGTCTTCCCGGTGCAGCTGCCGCCGCTGCGAGAGCGACGCGAGGACATCCCGTTGCTGGCGATGCACTTCGTACAGAAGGCAGCGAAGACCTACCGGTTGCCCGTGGATGGGCTGGAGCCGGAGGCACTACGGGTCCTGACGGGCTACGCGTGGCCAGGGAATGTGCGCCAGTTGGAGAATGCCATTGAGCGCGCGGTGGCCATCACCTCGGGCACTCGCGTGGGAACGAGCGCGCTTCCGCCGGAGGTGCTGGGAGAATCACAGGGAGCGGTGGCGAACGACCCGTTGGTGAAGCTGCCCTTCCGGGAGGCCGTGGACCTCGTGAGGGACCGCGCGTCTCGTGACTACCTCATCGCGCTGCTGCGTGAGTTCGGGGGCAATGTGACTCGGGCGGCGGAACGGGCGGGGATGGAGCGGGAGAGTCTCCACCGACTGCTCAAGCGCTTCGGGCTGCGGTCCGATGACTTCAAGGAGCCAGCGGCGTAGCCCTCATGCGGAGTGTGTCTACGCCGAGGGTGTCTTCTTGAGGCGCATCGACGCCGCACTCCTGACGGGCCCGCATCGCTGGTGCCCCTCTCTTGAGAGCGTCGACGCGCTTCACCTGGACATCCGGGCCCTCCCTGTCGCAGCAAGTGCAGCCGCGGGCGCAGCCATGGCCAATAGCGGGAGACTCCCTCCCACGAAGGCCAGCGCCAGTATTGGAAAGGCAGAAGACATTGGCCGCCTGTCGCGGCCCAGACGCGCTCAGCGCCAGGCAGGTCCCTTGCCCGGAGCGGTGCGATATAGCTGCACGCACCATGTCCTCGCCCTCCTCGCAGCCCATCCGTCTGTTCCAGGATTCGTCGAGACACTCCGGAAGTTCTCTGGTGAGAGCCCTGACGGGTCATACCGACCGCGTGGAGGCCGTGGCCGTGGTGCGTGACGGTCGAGATGCCGTCTCCGCGAGCCTGGATGGAACGCTCCGGCTGTGGGAGCTCTAGACCGGGCGCTGTGTGCGCGTGTTCACCGGACACACGGGAGGCGTGCAAGACGTCGCGCTGCACAAGGACGGGGAGCACATGGTCTCGGCCGGGCGAGACGGAATGCTCCGGCTGTGGAGCACGAAGACGGGGGCGTGCATCCTGGAGCGCCGCTCACCCTGGCCCGCGCTGCGCGGCGTGCGACTGCACCCGACGGCCAGCGGCTCGTCAACTGGGGATATGACGAGCGCGTGGAGCTGAGCACGCTCGACACCGGCGACTCCCCGCGGATGCTCCGGAGCCACGAGGCACCCGTCACCTGCGTCGCCATCTCCCCAGATGGGAATCGGCTCGTGACGTGGGGCTATGACAACACGGTGCGCATCCACTCATGTGAGGATGGCGATGTTGCGGCAGTCTGTGCCGTCGCCGCCGAGCTGACGGCCAATCAGGTGGCCACGCTCGTGGTGATCCGGGTGCGAGTTGTTGAAGCCCGTCGGCGTGTACGTCGCATGCGACCCCGTGCCGATGTCCGAGGGAGAGATCTCCGCGTAGACACCGCCGGGCCGATCCCGCACCGTGTCGTAGGCGTCATACGTGACGTTGATGAGGCCCAGCGGATCCGTCCATTGGAGCGGATTGGTGGAGTATCCGTAGGCCCCGTTGGGGTCATCGAAGAGCTGGAGCGGATCCGGGGAGAGGTACTGTGCCGCCCACGGCACGTAGTACCGATGGCGGTTGTACGAGAGGCCGCTCCCCTCATCCGCCCACTGCCCCGGATAGCGGAGCGGACATTCAGCGAGCGGCGCGTCCTCGTTGCGCGGGGTGCCAAAGGGGCCCAGCTTGCTGGCCCAGCCGCCCCTGCCCTCTTCGGTGACGAGCTCCCGCGGAACCCCCAGGTGGTCCGTCACCGTGTACGGCCCATCCAGGGAGCCTGTTCTCCACGTGGACAAAGTCGACATCCACCTCAATCCCAAGGTGGGACGTGACTGGTGCCTGCCTGGGTACAGGCGAGTGGTGGTGACACCCGGCAACAACCAGAAGCGCTACCTGGCTGGAGCTCTCAATGTCCGCACGGGAAGACTGACGTGGGTGGAGGGGAGGAGCAAAGCCAGTGCCCTCTTCATTCAACTTCTCTGGCGCCTGGCGAGTGCCTATCCACGCGCTCGCCGCATCCACCTCGTCCTCGACAACGCCGCCGTCCACTCCAGCAGGAAGACGCGCAAGGTGCTCGCGCAGCTCGGCAGGCGATTCGTCCTGCACTTCCTGCCGCCGTACTGCCCTCAGGGCAATCGCATCGAGCGGGTGTGGCTCGACCTGCACGCCAACGTCACCCGCAATCATCGCTGCCGAACCATGGACCGGCTCATGGCTCGGGTGCATGCCTACCTCGCCGCTCGCTCAGCCCAGCGTTCCGCCAGTCCATCCTTGCGCCGCGCCGACCTCAGGCGTTCAGCCTGAGGCCGGACGAGATTCACGATCCTTGGTTTAGCCGCCTTTCATATCGCATGACGCTCCTGGACAAGAAGATGGTTCATCTCAAATGAATGGCTCGCCGGATGTCACACAGACCGGTTACACTCATCAACGCCATGCGACGCAAGATCATGGGAGGGGGAGATCAAAGAACCCTGTCGGACCGCGTCCTCGGCTTCGCATACGGCACCTGGAACACGGCGCAGCACGTCGTTCGCCTTGGCTACGGCACCGCTCGCCGCCATTCTTGAAGCGTCATCTCTCCACACGAACTCGTTCAGGATGCTCCGGTGGGAAACTCCACGTCTTCCAATGTGAGGATGTCGCGACAATGAAGCCGTCAACCACTCGAACCGAGAGAAACGGATTCGAACGGGTAAAGAATGCGACCCACCGGAGCTGACCGCTGGACGTGGCGCACGAAGCCACAAAGCCTTCGTTGCCCATGCTGCCTTCGCCGCAAAACAGCCGCTCGCCGCGCTCGGGCCATTCGCAGGAGCCCAGCGATGTGACAGAGACCCAAGGGTCGTCATTGAACTCAAGCACCGATTGCAATGAACTCCGAGCAATGGGGCTCACGAAGACATCCTCCTGCTTCGTGCCGGAGTCCATGACAACGGTGTAATCCATCAATATCAATTCGCCGGCACCAAACAGAATCCCGTCAATCTGAAGAACCTCACTGCTCTGCCATCGACGTTGGATTTCAGAACGGACATCACCACTCATCGGACGCATCCCATTCAAGCCTTCGCACAAACGGCAGGATTGTTAATCAGACAATCCACTTGTTTCAAAGGTCTCGGCCTCGGCGGACAGCGCGTTGTACTTGCGCTGCGAGACGCAGCCCATGGCATGAGCTGCGGCCGTGGCCAGGGCCATCATGAAGCGCATGGGTGGAGGTCCTTTCGGACCGGCGACTCACGCCTTCTCGAAGGAGTGCAGACGGTATTTGCCCCAGCCGGCAGCGTCGATCTCCTCCTTGCTGGGGTAGTCGGTCTCAAGATCCTTGGCCACCAAGGTGAGAAACCGGGCGCTGGGATCGTCGATCCGCTCAGGATCACGCCAGCCGTGCTCACACTCCTCACAGTGGAGGTAGAGCGAGCCCCGCCCCGTGTCACGCGCAATCAGCAGTCTGCCTTGGTGGCAGAACGAGCACTCCTTGTACCAGTAGTAGATCAAGGCTCAGGTATCCGGGTATGCGGTAATCAACCTGTTGGTTCCAGGGATGACGATGATCGTCACACTGGTGAGCAATGGGTGGTTGGCAGCAGCCCCTGCTATCCCGCCGAGAAGTCCCACGTCCCTGCCCATCGGTACATTCAACCTACCTGTCGAATCAGGCGTCAACCCCAACGTGTGCGCTCTCGCCCAGGCCTCCTGGGTGACAGCTACGCCGTCGTCAGCAAAGACGCCGTGCGAAGGTTTGTTGGGGTTGTCCGTGTTGTGAAGCCGAATGTGCTCCTCACGAGTCTCGCCCGTCGATTGCTTGACGATGGACAAATCCAGCGGAGGGCATCCACCTGTCAGTCCGTAGGGGTCAGCCTGGGTGAGCGGGCTGCGGGGATAGGTATACGCGTTCAGCCCGCCCGAGAGCCCGATCGGATCACGGCTCACATACCGGCCCGTCGCAGGATCGTAGTACCGGTGCCGGTTGTAATGGAGGTCCGACTCCTCGTCATACCACTGCCCTTGAAACCGCAGCGGGCAGCTCACATCGTTCTGGGCGACCTCTCTCAGTTCGCCCCAAGCGCTGAGCCGCGCGGACCACGCCACCTTCCCATCAGGTGCGATCAGTTCCCTGGGAGCGCCCGAGGCATCGTTGACGCACAGATATCGGATCCCCTTGTCGGACTTCGCGAGAGGCGTGAAGCCGCTGGGATGGAACTCCCAGGTGACAACGTCCTGCGCGCCGCTGGAAGTCGAGCGGACCTCATGGAGGATGACATCGCCGTCCCACACATAATCGATACGTTTATTGGGACCGACCTTCTGAATCCGCCGCCCCAGCGCGTCGTACTTGTATCTCCACTGCGTCCCATTCGGCAGCGTGAGCCGGGCCAGCTGACCGTAGCTGTTCCAGGAATAGCGAGTGTCGCCGCGTCGATCCCTGCGCCGGCTGCGCTGTCCCTCCGCGTCATACTCGTACTTCACACCGTCAGCCCCGACGAGTTCTCCACCAGCGCGATACTCGAAGAGGCGCGTCCTGGCGGGGGCGGGGGTCGAGGATGGCTCCGCGAACCCGAGCGCTGTCAGATTGTTCGCCGCGTCATAGGAGAAGTGCTCGGTCACCCCGGTGGGTTCCTGCACTGAGGTGAGGCGCCTGACAGCATCATGTGCGTACTTCGAGGGCCCCCAGGCAGCATCCTCCATGGAGATGAGATTGCTGGCTGCATCATAGGCATACCGTCGATGGGGGCGCGGGCCCTCGCCCTCCGAGAAGCTCGAAGAGGACACCCGCTGCTCGATGCAGCGGCCCCTGCTGTCGAATTCCTGAGCGATAGACACCCCTCCGTCGAAGGAACGGGCGATCTCATTGAGCCGGGCGTCATACTCGAAGCGAAGGGCGGGCCCCTCTCGCGAGCTGATACGGGTCACCTGACCGTTCGCATCCCACTCGAAGGCCGTCTCGTCCCCGGCGGAGCTGCGCCGCCGGATGCGGTTTCCCTCGCCATCGTACACGCTCTCGATCTCGTACTCCCCCTGCTTCTCGAACACCCGTCGGCCGGCCCCGTCGTACTTCCGCTCGATGACACAGTCACCATTGTCGGCGCTCACCATCAACCCGCGCGGGTCATAGGTGTACCGGATCACGGAGCCATCCTCGTGGAGAACCTCCGTGATGGCCCCCGCCAGGTCGCGCTTCAGCTCGATCCGGCCGCCAGATGCCGTCCCCACCGAGATGAGGTTGCCATCTCGATCATAGCCATAGCGGCGAGTCCGTCCTGAGAAGTCTGTCTCCAGGATCCTGCGGCCCTCGGCGTCGTACTCGTACCGATGTGTCTCTCCGCTCGCATTCCGGATGCAGAGGAGCTGCCCAGGAAGCGTGCTGTATTCGTACTGCAAGCGGTTGCCATTGGGGGCAATGACCTCGGAGACCAGGCCACATGCCAGACGCCGCCAGCGGGTGGCGGCGTTGCGCTCATCCACGTACTCGGTGAGGTGGTTGTAGTTGCTCCAGGCGTACCTGCGCCGGGTCCCATCTGGGAGCCGGACCTCCCGGACACGTCCCAGCACGTCACTGATTGCTTCTGAACGGAAACCCAGCGGATCCACGATCGCCGAGAGGCGCCCTTTTGCGTCCCATTCATAGAGCGTCCGACGGCCTCGCCAGTCCGTGACAGCCGTCAGGTTTCCATGCAGGTCCCATTCAAATCGACGCGTTCCCCGGGACGGACTGCGGATGCCAACGAGATCTCCCTCAGCGCCGTAATCGTACGACCATGTCTGCTCAAGGGGATCCGTCGCGGAGACGAGGCGGCCCTGAGCGTCATAGGCCTGAGTCCATCGGTGCCCCAGAGCATCCGTCGTGCAGAGCAGTTGATGCTGGGCGTTGTACTCGAAAGCCGTCGTCGCACCTGTCGGTGAGACTTCCTTGGCCAGGTTGCCGGACGCATCGTATGCGTAGGTTGTCGTTGAACCTCCGGGTTGGACCTGCCGCGTGATGCGCCCGTACTCGTCATAGGCGGTGGTGCGTGTGTTTCCGAGCGGGGAGACCACCTGCTCGACCTGCCCCGCCTCATTCCAGTGGTACCGCGTGGGGTGACCCAGGCTGTTGGTCGCCACGGTCACCCGTCGGGCCGGGTCGAACTCCAGACTGATTTGATCGAAGTCGTCCTGGCCCGTGGTCTCCTTGCAGCGCCCCTGCGCATCGTAGGAGAAGCGAAAGACCATTCCTCCCAGGGTGACCTCTCGCACCAGGCGCCCCAGGGGATCGTATTCATACCGACTGCCATTGCCGAGAGCATCGGTCATCTCGATGAGGCGACCGTTTCCATCGTAGGCGTACTTCAAGACAAGTGAGTCGCGGCCTGGGAGCTGCTGCTTCGAGGAGGAAGCTCCGAGGGGGTTGGAAAGGCGAACCTCGGTGACTCGGCCGGCAGCGTTGTAGCCCAGCTGATACCTGCGCCCCTCGCGCCTTTGAACCAGGGCCAGGACCCGACCCGAGGCGTCATGCTGAATCTCGATTCTCCGGCCATGGAGGTTCTGGATGGCGGAGAGGAACCACCAGGGGGTGTTCTTCCTGCTCTCGAAGATGAACTGAAGGATGTCCCCAGACTTCGGGTGGGCCGACCATCGGGTGACGATGAGCCTGCCCTTCTCCCCTCTCAGCTCATGGAAGGCGCCGAGGTTCCTGACGACTCCGCCCGACTCGATGGCACCTGCCCTGTCGTCGAAGCAGATCTCGCTCTCGCCATCCTCCCCGATCAGCCGGTATCCCTCGAGATCACGCCTGACGCGCATCTCGAAAGGGGATGACCACCCGGGTCCGAACATGCCCTCGGCCCTACCCGAAAGCGCACTGCTGTAACGCCGCTTGAAGCCAAGCTTGAGTTGGCCCGCAAGCGCGTGGTCCTCGAACTCATGCCAGAGGACACCTGAGGCAACATCCACTGGGTGTCCGACCGAAACCCTCCCGCTCGGGCTCCCCATGTCAGTTGATCTTGATGAGGGCGCCGGTGATTTCGTGGATGCCAATGGCCGAGGAGGTCAGCTTGGGCGCGGAGATGGCCGCCCCGGCGGCCTCCAGCTTCACCGTGCTCTGCTGGGCCCCCAGGCTGACTTCCTTGCCGCCATTGACCTCCACCGTGCCGTCGCTCTTGAGCTTGATGCTCGCCGCGCCGCAGACGAGCGACAGCTCCTGGACCGCCGTCACTTCAACCTTGTTCCCGTCGATGACCATCTGCCCCGAGGAGTTGTGCAGCGCCACCTTCTTGCTGGTGCCCTCGATGGTGATGCTCTCCTCGAGCGTGATGCTGCACTCCCCCTG
Encoded here:
- a CDS encoding efflux RND transporter permease subunit; the encoded protein is MIRAIIRFSAENKYLVIAATVVALIGAWWTMRNIPLDALPDLSDTQVIVYGRWDRSPDIIEDQVTYPITTALLGAPKVKAVRGFSDFGFSYVYVIFEDGTDMYWARTRVLEYLSKITPQLPQDVKVELGPDASSVGWVFQYALVDKSGKHRLDELRSYQDWFLRYAIQSVPGVSEVATVGGQVRQYQVTVNPNTLAGYGLSLDAVVRAVRQGNNDVGGRLVEVAGREYMVRGRGYVKSVEDIEKLILRTQGGTTVTIKDVATVTLGPELRRGVADLDGQGDAVGGIVVMRQGENALNVIERVKAKLEELKPSLPEGVEVITTYDRSTLIEQAIETVSHKLVEEILIVSLIILIFLWHVPSAVVPIVTIPVSVALAFVPLYFMGQNANLMSLAGIAISIGVLVDGAIVEVENAYNKIHHWMKDGKKGDFHQVRLEALMEVGPGVFFSLLVIAVAFMPIFTLVDQEGRLFRPLAYSKNLAMAIAALLAITLDPAMRMLFARVEPFHFRPRFLAWAATQALVGKYYSEERHPISRLMHRLYERPCRFVVRHAKATLVVSVLLVATTIPAYLKLGSEFMPPLNEGTILYMPSAVEPGMSVTEAQRVLQVQDKILMRFPEVERVFGKAGRANTSTDPAPFTMMETTVLLRPEAEWREVPRWYSPWAPDWMKGLLRPFWRDRITQAELESEMNAALQLPGISNAWTMPIKGRLDMLSTGIRTPVGIKIMGADLATVERIARETEAAVAKVEGTRSAFAERVAGGYFLDFVLKRDELARHGLSVDDANMMVMTAVGGDNQSTTVEGRERYGINVRYARDYREDLQALKRVLLPLPGGGQVPMEAIADVVLAHGPSMIRNENGMLTGYVYVDFDTSKYDVGSFVDRAKEAVAAGVKVPTGYSMTWSGQYENMLRVRERLQLVIPLTLVLIFGLLYMNTKSAFKAGLVMLAVPFSAIGAVWLLWALDYNISIAVWVGMIALMGLDAETGAFMLLFLDLSHDEAKKKGMLRTEGDLVEAIIHGAVKRVRPKAMTVLAAMLGLLPIMWSTGTGADVMKRIAAPMVGGLATSFLLELLVYPAVYFLWKRREVIPGPATPEPAQEPEATPLAA
- a CDS encoding sigma-54-dependent transcriptional regulator codes for the protein MTDRPSVLVVDDKENMCHLVARILGDAYQVKTVEDGARALALIRTREFDVVVTDIRMPGADGFEVLRAIKQHAPDTEVILMTAYATVPRAVEAIKEGAYDYLSKPFDPDEVSLVVARALERKQLKAQAASLRRELNGVYGFQNLIGKSAPMRALYGLLERAAGLAITVLITGETGTGKELVARAIHHHGPRKNKPFIAVNCGALPSELIESELFGHVRGAFTGAGETKMGLVEAASGGTLFLDEIGELPLAVQVKLNRMLQDKEVRRVGEATARRIDVRVITATHRDLKAEVAAGRFREDLYYRLNVFPVQLPPLRERREDIPLLAMHFVQKAAKTYRLPVDGLEPEALRVLTGYAWPGNVRQLENAIERAVAITSGTRVGTSALPPEVLGESQGAVANDPLVKLPFREAVDLVRDRASRDYLIALLREFGGNVTRAAERAGMERESLHRLLKRFGLRSDDFKEPAA
- a CDS encoding WD40 repeat domain-containing protein gives rise to the protein MRVFTGHTGGVQDVALHKDGEHMVSAGRDGMLRLWSTKTGACILERRSPWPALRGVRLHPTASGSSTGDMTSAWS
- a CDS encoding RHS repeat-associated core domain-containing protein; the protein is MSTLSTWRTGSLDGPYTVTDHLGVPRELVTEEGRGGWASKLGPFGTPRNEDAPLAECPLRYPGQWADEGSGLSYNRHRYYVPWAAQYLSPDPLQLFDDPNGAYGYSTNPLQWTDPLGLINVTYDAYDTVRDRPGGVYAEISPSDIGTGSHATYTPTGFNNSHPDHHERGHLIGRQLGGDGTDCRNIAILT
- a CDS encoding IS630 family transposase, coding for MDKVDIHLNPKVGRDWCLPGYRRVVVTPGNNQKRYLAGALNVRTGRLTWVEGRSKASALFIQLLWRLASAYPRARRIHLVLDNAAVHSSRKTRKVLAQLGRRFVLHFLPPYCPQGNRIERVWLDLHANVTRNHRCRTMDRLMARVHAYLAARSAQRSASPSLRRADLRRSA
- a CDS encoding RHS repeat-associated core domain-containing protein, which codes for MGSPSGRVSVGHPVDVASGVLWHEFEDHALAGQLKLGFKRRYSSALSGRAEGMFGPGWSSPFEMRVRRDLEGYRLIGEDGESEICFDDRAGAIESGGVVRNLGAFHELRGEKGRLIVTRWSAHPKSGDILQFIFESRKNTPWWFLSAIQNLHGRRIEIQHDASGRVLALVQRREGRRYQLGYNAAGRVTEVRLSNPLGASSSKQQLPGRDSLVLKYAYDGNGRLIEMTDALGNGSRYEYDPLGRLVREVTLGGMVFRFSYDAQGRCKETTGQDDFDQISLEFDPARRVTVATNSLGHPTRYHWNEAGQVEQVVSPLGNTRTTAYDEYGRITRQVQPGGSTTTYAYDASGNLAKEVSPTGATTAFEYNAQHQLLCTTDALGHRWTQAYDAQGRLVSATDPLEQTWSYDYGAEGDLVGIRSPSRGTRRFEWDLHGNLTAVTDWRGRRTLYEWDAKGRLSAIVDPLGFRSEAISDVLGRVREVRLPDGTRRRYAWSNYNHLTEYVDERNAATRWRRLACGLVSEVIAPNGNRLQYEYSTLPGQLLCIRNASGETHRYEYDAEGRRILETDFSGRTRRYGYDRDGNLISVGTASGGRIELKRDLAGAITEVLHEDGSVIRYTYDPRGLMVSADNGDCVIERKYDGAGRRVFEKQGEYEIESVYDGEGNRIRRRSSAGDETAFEWDANGQVTRISSREGPALRFEYDARLNEIARSFDGGVSIAQEFDSRGRCIEQRVSSSSFSEGEGPRPHRRYAYDAASNLISMEDAAWGPSKYAHDAVRRLTSVQEPTGVTEHFSYDAANNLTALGFAEPSSTPAPARTRLFEYRAGGELVGADGVKYEYDAEGQRSRRRDRRGDTRYSWNSYGQLARLTLPNGTQWRYKYDALGRRIQKVGPNKRIDYVWDGDVILHEVRSTSSGAQDVVTWEFHPSGFTPLAKSDKGIRYLCVNDASGAPRELIAPDGKVAWSARLSAWGELREVAQNDVSCPLRFQGQWYDEESDLHYNRHRYYDPATGRYVSRDPIGLSGGLNAYTYPRSPLTQADPYGLTGGCPPLDLSIVKQSTGETREEHIRLHNTDNPNKPSHGVFADDGVAVTQEAWARAHTLGLTPDSTGRLNVPMGRDVGLLGGIAGAAANHPLLTSVTIIVIPGTNRLITAYPDT